A window of the Brassica oleracea var. oleracea cultivar TO1000 chromosome C1, BOL, whole genome shotgun sequence genome harbors these coding sequences:
- the LOC106314282 gene encoding F-box/kelch-repeat protein At5g39560-like, which produces MIRQDEQPQENKNTNPPPELPPLNLQPHSFSSLPDVIVENILARISKCNYPNLSLVSKRFLSLLSSPELYTTRSRIGTTEPCIYICMERFKDLGLKWYTLWTKHAHVETLTVDDAQEDNLPCNEYSLVPLPESNSLVPFMDRTNVVVGSEIYLFGVTSSEQPSSSVRILDCRSHMWRDGPSMLVARRCPYAVFLDEKIYVFDGCGEDDTWMEVLDMKTKTWSPLLRHRVAVLEGGWLNTVGLQGKIYLITKINYCAYDPKQGTWEVVEVHDNLGYLGKWCVSVIEDVMYSYSYYSDNLVWYDSKCKKWIDVKLSNFELLYKWRMVNILNHGGKLLVMWLYKFEEYDGIEVWKIRCAKIVVEKRHGNEVWGEIEWPVTEVKLPELSERFNSLVISI; this is translated from the coding sequence ATGATCCGCCAAGATGAACAACCGCAGGAAAATAAGAACACCAATCCTCCACCGGAGCTTCCGCCGCTCAATCTACAACCACATTCGTTTTCTTCACTCCCAGATGTAATCGTTGAGAACATTCTTGCTCGTATCTCGAAATGCAATTACCCTAACCTCTCTCTCGTCTCCAAGAGATTCCTATCTCTCCTCTCTTCTCCTGAACTCTACACGACACGATCTCGCATCGGAACAACAGAGCCATGCATCTATATCTGCATGGAACGTTTCAAAGACCTTGGTCTTAAATGGTACACTCTTTGGACGAAACATGCTCATGTTGAAACATTAACCGTTGACGATGCTCAAGAAGATAATCTTCCATGTAACGAATATTCGCTGGTTCCCCTTCCTGAATCTAATTCTCTCGTACCATTTATGGATCGCACTAATGTAGTGGTTGGTTCGGAAATCTATTTATTCGGTGTGACCTCCTCTGAACAGCCTTCTTCATCTGTTCGTATTCTTGATTGTCGGAGTCACATGTGGCGTGATGGCCCTAGCATGTTGGTGGCTCGAAGGTGTCCCTATGCTGTTTTTCTCGATGAGAAAATATATGTGTTTGACGGTTGCGGGGAAGATGATACTTGGATGGAAGTATTGGACATGAAGACTAAAACTTGGAGCCCCTTGCTTAGACATAGAGTTGCTGTGCTAGAAGGGGGGTGGTTAAATACCGTTGGGCTTCAAGGAAAGATTTACCTAATTACTAAAATAAACTACTGTGCTTATGACCCAAAACAAGGTACGTGGGAAGTCGTGGAAGTCCACGATAATTTGGGATATCTAGGCAAATGGTGTGTGAGTGTGATAGAGGATGTAATGTATAGTTATTCATACTACTCCGATAATCTAGTCTGGTATGATTCCAAATGTAAAAAATGGATAGACGTCAAGCTCTCGAATTTCGAACTATTGTATAAGTGGCGTATGGTTAATATACTCAACCACGGTGGGAAACTTTTAGTTATGTGGCTCTACAAGTTTGAGGAATACGACGGGATAGAGGTATGGAAAATTAGGTGCGCGAAAATCGTCGTAGAGAAGCGCCATGGAAATGAGGTTTGGGGTGAGATAGAATGGCCTGTTACTGAGGTTAAGCTCCCCGAGTTGTCTGAGCGCTTTAATTCTCTAGTCATTTCGATTTGA
- the LOC106314299 gene encoding probable xyloglucan endotransglucosylase/hydrolase protein 17, with amino-acid sequence MKSSCGTRFAFLALFLFALQSVCVYAGSFHKDVQIHWGDGRGKIHDNEGKLLSLSLDKSSGSGFQSNQEFLYGKAEVQMKLVPGNSAGTVTTFYLKAPGTMWDEIDFEFLGNISGHPYTLHTNVYTKGTGDKEQQFHLWFDPTLGFHTYCITWNPQRIIFTVDGIPIREFKNSESMGIPFPKDQPMRVYASLWEAEHWATRGGLEKTDWSKAPFTAFYRNYNVEGCVWANGKSSCPANSPWFTQTLDKNGIDKVKWVQSKYMVYNYCTDTKRFPKGVPKVCT; translated from the exons ATGAAGTCTTCTTGCGGTACAAGGTTTGCGTTCTTGGCTCTCTTCCTCTTTGCGCTACAATCTGTGTGCGTCTATGCGGGTAGCTTCCACAAAGACGTTCAGATACATTGGGGTGATGGCCGTGGAAAGATTCACGACAATGAAGGAAAACTTCTTTCACTTTCGCTTGACAAATCTTCTGGATCCGGTTTCCAATCAAACCAAGAGTTTCTTTATGGCAAAGCCGAGGTTCAAATGAAGCTTGTCCCTGGCAACTCTGCTGGAACAGTCACAACTTTCTAT CTTAAAGCGCCTGGAACTATGTGGGATGAGATCGATTTCGAGTTCTTGGGAAACATAAGTGGTCATCCTTACACTCTTCATACCAATGTTTACACAAAAGGCACAGGAGACAAAGAACAACAATTTCATTTATGGTTCGACCCAACCCTTGGCTTTCACACTTATTGCATCACATGGAACCCCCAAAGGATTAT CTTTACAGTTGATGGTATTCCCATTAGAGAGTTCAAGAACTCTGAGTCAATGGGAATTCCATTCCCAAAGGACCAACCAATGAGAGTCTACGCGAGCCTTTGGGAGGCCGAGCATTGGGCTACAAGAGGAGGATTAGAGAAAACAGATTGGTCCAAGGCTCCTTTTACTGCTTTCTATAGAAACTACAATGTGGAAGGATGTGTTTGGGCTAATGGAAAATCATCTTGTCCAGCGAATTCCCCATGGTTCACTCAGACACTCGACAAGAATGGCATAGATAAAGTGAAATGGGTGCAGAGTAAATACATGGTCTATAACTATTGCACCGATACAAAAAGGTTTCCTAAAGGTGTTCCTAAAGTGTGCACTTAA
- the LOC106314289 gene encoding probable xyloglucan endotransglucosylase/hydrolase protein 18, with protein MKFSCGTRFAFLVLFLIAAQSVAVYAGSFHKDVQIHWGDGRGKVRDRDGKLLSLSLDKSSGSGFQSNQEFLYGKAEVQMKLVAGNSAGTVTTFYLKAPGTMWDEIDFEFLGNISGHPYTLHTNVYTQGSGDKEQQFHLWFDPTRNFHTYCITWNPQRIIFTVDGIPIREFKNSESIGVPFPKNQPMRLYASLWEAEHWATRGGLEKTDWSKAPFTAFYRNYNVEGCVWANGKSSCPANSPWFTQTLDQRGIDKMKWAQSKYMVYNYCTDTKRFPKGVPKVCT; from the exons ATGAAGTTTTCTTGTGGTACAAGATTCGCGTTCTTGGTTCTCTTTCTCATTGCAGCACAATCTGTGGCTGTTTATGCCGGTAGCTTCCATAAAGACGTTCAGATACATTGGGGTGATGGCCGTGGAAAGGTTCGCGACAGAGATGGAAAGCTTCTTTCTCTCTCGCTCGACAAATCATCTGGTTCGGGTTTTCAGTCTAATCAGGAGTTTCTCTATGGCAAAGCCGAGGTTCAGATGAAACTTGTCGCTGGCAACTCTGCTGGAACAGTCACAACATTTTAC CTTAAAGCACCTGGAACTATGTGGGATGAGATCGATTTTGAGTTCTTGGGAAACATAAGTGGTCATCCTTATACCCTCCATACTAATGTTTACACACAAGGATCAGGAGACAAAGAACAACAATTTCATTTGTGGTTCGACCCAACAAGGAACTTTCATACATACTGCATCACATGGAACCCCCAAAGGATTAT TTTTACAGTCGATGGTATTCCTATTAGAGAGTTCAAGAACTCTGAGTCGATTGGAGTTCCATTCCCAAAGAACCAACCAATGAGGCTCTACGCGAGCCTTTGGGAAGCAGAGCATTGGGCCACACGGGGAGGATTGGAGAAAACAGATTGGTCAAAGGCTCCTTTTACTGCTTTCTACAGAAACTACAATGTGGAAGGATGTGTTTGGGCTAATGGAAAATCATCTTGCCCTGCGAATTCCCCATGGTTCACTCAGACACTCGACCAGAGAGGCATAGATAAAATGAAATGGGCGCAGAGTAAATACATGGTCTATAACTATTGCACCGATACAAAAAGGTTTCCTAAAGGTGTTCCTAAAGTGTGCACTTAA
- the LOC106344221 gene encoding uncharacterized protein LOC106344221, protein MHRLLPFAFSALLPRNVHEAIAGISVFFRDLCSRVLTEEGINNLKTNAPVSMCNLEKIFPPSFFDVMEHLAIHLARELELGGPVQYRWMYIFERYMHHLKKMVKNQSRVEGSIVAQVINEETAIFAENYFPPEVQTKHRRPARHDDRGERATYHVTVPSMFKEIGRLSGKFTKQRLTDTENAHLQTYLLTNCEDVLQYESVYMAELRMTHRHATEDELRQLRDNGFAAWLRSYVNDGLARGLVFDDWVREFVQGPNYVVKSYPKFCTRGYAFTKKGHSKTTYDAGVSSSSGDDVYYGNIKEILEIQFPGMVGLRCVVFYCDWYDTTPDRGVKIDAFGVTSVHSRRKLQYYDPFILGSQADQVCYISYPRVTYRDDPWVTVTQINPRGRVDGTSDDDEPLQPESTSNAQAVEDLENVQLVENLTVFGHDAVVHSEPEAEVGEFDEDSEDSD, encoded by the exons ATGCATCGCCTCCTTCCGTTTGCTTTTTCAGCATTATTGCCACGTAATGTTCATGAAGCAATTGCAGGGATTAGTGTTTTTTTCCGTGACTTATGCAGCAGAGTATTGACTGAAGAGGGTATTAATAATTTGAAGACAAACGCACCAGTCAGCATGTGCAACCTTGAGAAGATATTTCCTCCATCATTCTTTGATGTAATGGAACATCTTGCTATTCATCTCGCAAGAGAATTGGAACTTGGTGGTCCTGTGCAGTACAGATGGATGTATATTTTTGAGCGTTATATGCATCATCTGAAGAAGATGGTCAAAAATCAAAGCAGGGTGGAAGGATCTATAGTGGCACAGGTGATCAATGAAGAAACTGCAATCTTTGCTGAAAATTATTTTCCACCAGAAGTGCAAACAAAACACCGAAGACCTGCTCGGCATGATGATAGAGGGGAGAGAGCAACATATCATGTTACTGTCCCAAGCATGTTCAAGGAAATAGGACGACTTAGTGGAAAATTCACGAAGCAGAGACTTACGGACACTGAGAACGCTCATTTGCAAACATATTTGCTCACCAACTGTGAAGATGTTCTACAATATGAGAG TGTATATATGGCGGAGTTGCGTATGACTCACAGGCATGCAACAGAAGATGAGCTTCGACAACTTAGAGATAACGGATTTGCTGCGTGGCTTCGTAGTTAT GTGAATGATGGTTTGGCCAGAGGTCTTGTGTTCGATGATTGGGTACGCGAATTTGTGCAGGGACCAAACTATGTGGTCAAATCATATCCTAAATTTTGTACGCGAGGATATGCATTCACAAAGAAAGGTCATTCTAAGACAACATATGATGCTGGTGTTTCATCTTCTTCTGGTGACGATGTCTACTACGGCAACATAAAAGAAATATTGGAAATCCAATTTCCTGGAATGGTTGGATTGCGTTGTGTAGTATTCTATTGTGATTGGTATGACACCACCCCAGATAGAGGAGTGAAGATTGATGCGTTTGGTGTTACATCAGTTCATTCGCGGCGGAAACTTCAATATTATGATCCCTTCATTCTTGGTTCGCAAGCTGATCAG GTGTGCTACATCAGTTACCCTCGGGTGACGTACAGAGACGATCCATGGGTTACTGTAACGCAAATCAACCCAAGAGGACGAGTGGATGGAACTTCTGATGATGATGAACCATTGCAACCAGAGTCTACCAGCAACGCCCAGGCAGTTGAAGATTTGGAAAATGTTCAACTCGTTGAGAATTTGACTGTGTTTGGACATGATGCTGTCGTACATTCAGAGCCGGAAGCCGAGGTTGGGGAGTTTGATGAAGATTCAGAAGATTCTGATTAG
- the LOC106319640 gene encoding protein YIPF6 homolog, translating into MSHNDTVPLYQSSQSDIDEIENMMSEGFQSGPGSVLPARPPSPIRPSIPVTSSPLVQSNLPPLPPAQKVTPVPVPPSGSSGSEGGKAIGFGSPPNTLTEPVWDTVKRDLARIVSNLKLVVFPNPNREDPGKALRDWDLWGPFFFIVFLGLTLSWSASVKKSEVFAVAFALLAAGAVILTLNVLLLGGHIIFFQSLSLLGYCLFPLDVGAVICMLKDNVILKMIVVCVTLAWSSWAAYPFMSAAVNPRRKALALYPVFLMYVSVGFLIIAID; encoded by the exons ATGTCGCACAACGACACAGTTCCGCTATACCAATCGTCCCAGTCAGACATCGACGAGATCGAGAACATGATGAGCGAAGGTTTCCAATCGGGACCCGGGTCAGTCCTCCCCGCCCGTCCGCCGAGCCCGATCCGTCCATCGATACCCGTCACATCCTCCCCCTTGGTCCAATCCAACCTCCCGCCGCTTCCCCCTGCCCAGAAGGTGACGCCTGTTCCCGTCCCTCCGTCGGGAAGCAGCGGCTCGGAAGGTGGGAAGGCGATCGGGTTCGGGTCTCCGCCGAACACGTTGACGGAGCCGGTGTGGGATACGGTGAAGAGGGATCTGGCGAGGATAGTGAGTAATCTGAAGCTGGTGGTGTTTCCGAATCCGAATAGGGAGGATCCGGGGAAGGCGCTTAGGGATTGGGATCTGTGGGGTCCGTTTTTCTTTATCGTCTTCTTGGGGCTCACTCTCTCTTGGTCCGCTTCCGTTAAGAAG TCCGAAGTATTTGCCGTGGCGTTTGCACTACTTGCAGCTGGGGCAGTGATCCTCACACTAAATGTGCTGCTCCTG GGAGGACATATAATCTTCTTCCAAAGCCTGAGCCTTTTGGGCTACTGTCTATTCCCACTGGACGTTGGAGCAGTGATCTGCATGTTGAAGGACAATGTGATACTCAAAATGATAGTTGTGTGTGTGACTCTTGCCTGGAGCTCTTGGGCCGCTTATCCTTTCATGAGCGCCGCTGTGAACCCAAGAAGGAAAGCTCTCGCACTTTACCCGGTCTTCCTCATGTATGTCTCTGTCGGCTTCTTGATCATTGCCATTGATTGA
- the LOC106323625 gene encoding probable mitochondrial chaperone BCS1-B, whose protein sequence is MKMSDYWTTMASLVGMLAFCQTILQLVFPPELRLALIHLLTRMRHVFSSHTYFDITEIDGVNTNELYNAVSLYLSSSVTVNGAVSAASNNTRLSLTRVPNSSSVTFGLSNNDRITDVFDGVTVLWEHVVVQRQVQSFSWRPMPEEKRGFTLQISKRDKALVLDSYLDHIVGKAEEIRRRNEERLLYTNSRGVSLDSRTHPWDSVRFKHPSTFETLAMDPERKKRIMEDLREFANGQGFYQKTGRAWKRGYLLYGPPGTGKSSLIAAMANYLGYDIYDLELTEVQNNSELRKLLMKTSSKSIIVIEDIDCSISLTKREKVNKKKSNGCYDPNLTNGSGLMDEPGSSVTLSGLLNFTDGLWSCCGSERIFVFTTNHIEKLDSALMRSGRMDMHIHMGFCRFQALKILLKNYLRMEEEEDVDGAVLKEMEECVEEAEITPADVSEVLIRNRSDAEKAVRELLCVLKERVVKRRKSGGVKKKKDEDGEEEQEKRALDSPNGNREFFGFEDEKDGNEVEEK, encoded by the coding sequence ATGAAGATGAGTGATTACTGGACGACAATGGCTTCTCTAGTCGGCATGTTAGCCTTTTGCCAAACAATCCTCCAGCTCGTGTTCCCACCTGAGCTCCGTCTCGCCCTCATCCACCTCCTGACACGTATGCGCCACGTGTTCTCCTCCCACACGTACTTCGACATAACGGAGATAGACGGCGTCAACACCAACGAGCTCTACAACGCCGTCAGCCTCTACCTCAGCTCCTCCGTCACCGTCAACGGCGCCGTTTCCGCCGCCAGCAACAACACGCGCCTCAGCCTCACGCGCGTCCCCAACTCTAGCTCCGTCACCTTCGGCCTCTCGAACAACGACAGGATCACCGACGTCTTCGACGGCGTCACCGTCCTCTGGGAGCACGTCGTCGTCCAGCGCCAGGTCCAGAGCTTCTCGTGGCGGCCAATGCCGGAGGAGAAGCGAGGCTTCACGCTGCAGATCAGCAAGAGAGACAAAGCCCTCGTCCTGGACTCTTACCTCGACCACATCGTCGGAAAAGCGGAGGAGATTCGCCGGAGGAACGAGGAGAGGCTCCTCTACACGAACTCGAGAGGCGTCTCGTTGGATTCAAGGACCCACCCGTGGGACTCGGTGAGGTTCAAGCACCCGAGCACGTTCGAGACGCTGGCGATGGACCCGGAGAGGAAGAAACGGATCATGGAGGATCTGAGAGAGTTCGCGAACGGACAAGGGTTTTATCAGAAGACGGGGAGGGCGTGGAAGAGAGGGTACTTGCTGTACGGACCGCCCGGGACAGGGAAGTCGAGTTTGATCGCTGCGATGGCGAATTATCTCGGGTATGATATCTATGATCTTGAGCTCACTGAGGTTCAGAACAACTCGGAGTTGAGGAAGCTGTTGATGAAGACTAGCTCTAAGTCGATAATTGTTATAGAAGATATCGACTGTTCTATTAGTCTGACGAAAAGAGAGAAGGTTAATAAGAAGAAGAGTAACGGGTGTTATGACCCGAATTTGACTAACGGGTCGGGTTTGATGGACGAGCCGGGTAGCTCGGTGACGCTGTCTGGGCTTTTGAATTTCACTGATGGGCTTTGGTCTTGTTGTGGGAGTGAGAGGATCTTTGTGTTTACTACTAATCATATAGAGAAGTTGGACTCGGCTTTGATGAGGAGTGGGAGGATGGATATGCATATTCACATGGGGTTTTGTAGGTTTCAAGCGTTGAAGATTCTGTTGAAGAATTATCTGAGGATGGAGGAGGAGGAGGATGTAGACGGTGCTGTTTTGAAGGAGATGGAGGAATGTGTGGAGGAGGCGGAGATTACCCCGGCTGATGTTAGTGAGGTGTTGATTAGGAACAGGAGTGATGCGGAGAAGGCTGTGAGGGAGCTTTTGTGTGTGTTGAAAGAGAGAGTTGTGAAGAGGAGGAAGAGTGGTGGAGTTAAGAAGAAGAAAGATGAAGACGGAGAAGAGGAACAAGAGAAGAGAGCTTTGGATAGTCCTAATGGAAACAGAGAGTTCTTTGGGTTTGAAGATGAAAAAGATGGAAATGAAGTTGAAGAGAAATGA